A DNA window from Maribellus comscasis contains the following coding sequences:
- a CDS encoding site-specific integrase, whose product MKRKTLTATFGVHFVIRKEKAKNGNAPIFARISVNRQRCEVSVKKSITVRDWDSRKGRVKSWKDEYKNLNSFLEQVRTILVEHYQDLVVENEEITPTAVKNRFLGLDDSGYSLLELFDYHNDQMQKVLKWGTLKNYFTTKKYMVLYLEAHLKRKDIPLTLLNYKFISEFENFLRNYQPLDHHKPLGNNGVMKHLERLRKVITLAVKMEWINKNPFASYRLKFKKVNRECLTGEELHKLENKNIEIQRLRYVRDLFVFSCYTGLTYGDVMRLSPTNLQCGIDGELWIFTHREKTDNPVPVPLLPKAKATIKKYREHPKSFSRGTIFPLISNQNLNAYLKEIADICGIKKHLTFHLARHTFATTITF is encoded by the coding sequence ATGAAAAGAAAAACACTTACAGCTACATTTGGTGTCCATTTTGTTATCCGAAAAGAAAAGGCAAAAAACGGGAATGCCCCGATATTTGCGAGAATCTCAGTAAATAGACAACGTTGTGAGGTATCTGTCAAAAAATCGATCACAGTCAGGGATTGGGACAGTCGAAAGGGAAGGGTCAAATCGTGGAAGGACGAATACAAAAACCTAAACTCTTTTCTTGAACAGGTTAGAACAATATTAGTTGAACATTACCAGGATTTAGTGGTCGAGAATGAGGAAATTACACCGACTGCTGTTAAAAACCGTTTTTTAGGATTAGACGATTCCGGTTATTCGCTGTTAGAATTATTTGATTACCATAACGATCAAATGCAAAAAGTTTTAAAATGGGGAACCTTGAAAAACTATTTCACAACAAAAAAGTACATGGTTTTATATCTGGAAGCTCATTTAAAGAGAAAGGATATTCCACTTACTCTTTTAAATTACAAGTTCATCAGCGAGTTCGAAAACTTTTTACGCAATTACCAACCGCTGGACCATCACAAACCGTTAGGGAATAATGGAGTTATGAAGCATCTGGAACGTTTACGTAAGGTCATAACACTGGCCGTTAAAATGGAATGGATCAATAAAAATCCTTTTGCTTCCTACCGGTTAAAATTCAAGAAGGTCAATCGTGAATGTTTAACAGGAGAAGAACTTCATAAGCTTGAAAATAAGAATATTGAAATTCAAAGATTAAGATATGTTCGTGACTTGTTTGTTTTCAGTTGTTATACAGGACTTACTTATGGAGATGTGATGCGACTTTCCCCGACAAATTTACAGTGCGGGATTGATGGTGAACTATGGATTTTTACGCATCGGGAAAAAACGGATAATCCGGTGCCGGTTCCTTTATTGCCCAAAGCAAAGGCAACTATTAAAAAATACAGAGAGCATCCCAAGTCGTTTTCGAGGGGAACAATCTTTCCGTTAATCTCAAATCAAAACCTGAATGCATATTTAAAGGAGATTGCTGATATTTGTGGAATCAAAAAGCACCTTACTTTTCACTTGGCCCGCCACACATTTGCGACAACTATAACATTTTAA
- a CDS encoding ATP-binding protein: MYRELIVSLKRWKEDKFRKPLIVRGARQVGKTWLLQEFGRTSYNKLVYVNFEETPALQNIFSNDFDIERIITVLQIQSQTTITAEDTLIVLDEIQSAERGVTSLKYFCENAPQYHVIAAGSLLGMGLHSQVSFPVGKVDFLDLRPLSFYEFLLSLNESALVDALMAKNWSVVSVFTEKLKEYLRYYLYIGGMPEVVSAFIQTRDWQLVRRIQNRILNSYEGDFSKHASNETVPRIRMVWQSIPSQLAKENKKFVYGVLREGARAKDFELAIQWLVDCGLLLKSHRISKPGIPLAAYQEISIFKLFLHDVGLLGAMAGLDVRTIIEGDEIFTEFKGALTEQYVMQQLRLNSERYIGYWTNERSTSEVDFVIQEEGKVIPVEVKSGENLKAKSFRLFCEKYKPSKAIRTSLTDYKEEEWMINIPLYAIWEGNL; the protein is encoded by the coding sequence ATGTATCGGGAATTGATTGTCAGCTTAAAAAGGTGGAAAGAAGATAAATTCCGTAAGCCGCTTATTGTCAGAGGTGCCCGACAGGTAGGGAAAACATGGCTTTTACAGGAGTTTGGCCGTACCTCCTATAACAAACTCGTTTATGTAAATTTTGAAGAAACCCCGGCATTACAGAATATTTTTTCCAATGATTTTGACATTGAGCGAATCATCACAGTACTCCAGATACAGTCCCAAACAACGATAACAGCAGAAGATACACTGATTGTTCTTGATGAAATACAGTCGGCGGAACGTGGAGTGACTTCCCTGAAATATTTCTGTGAAAATGCTCCTCAATACCATGTAATTGCGGCTGGTTCACTGCTTGGAATGGGATTGCACAGCCAGGTTTCGTTTCCGGTTGGCAAGGTCGATTTCCTCGACTTACGTCCACTTTCGTTTTATGAATTCCTGCTTTCACTGAATGAATCGGCACTGGTCGATGCATTAATGGCGAAGAACTGGAGCGTTGTTTCCGTCTTTACCGAAAAATTGAAAGAATATCTTCGTTATTACTTATACATAGGGGGAATGCCTGAAGTCGTATCTGCTTTTATCCAGACCCGTGACTGGCAATTAGTCCGCCGGATTCAAAACAGGATACTTAACTCGTATGAAGGTGATTTTTCAAAACATGCATCTAATGAAACCGTTCCCCGGATTCGGATGGTTTGGCAAAGTATTCCATCACAATTGGCCAAAGAAAATAAAAAATTCGTGTATGGGGTCTTAAGAGAAGGCGCCCGTGCCAAAGATTTTGAATTGGCCATTCAGTGGTTAGTGGATTGCGGCTTACTGCTGAAGAGTCACCGAATATCGAAACCAGGAATTCCACTGGCAGCATACCAGGAAATTTCTATATTCAAATTGTTCCTGCACGATGTCGGTTTACTTGGTGCCATGGCCGGACTGGATGTGAGGACAATTATTGAAGGAGATGAAATTTTTACAGAGTTCAAAGGCGCTCTTACCGAACAATACGTGATGCAGCAACTACGTTTGAATAGTGAGCGTTATATAGGGTATTGGACAAACGAAAGGAGTACTTCCGAAGTTGATTTTGTTATTCAGGAAGAAGGAAAGGTTATTCCGGTTGAAGTAAAATCGGGTGAAAACCTGAAAGCGAAGAGCTTCCGGCTTTTCTGTGAAAAATACAAACCTTCAAAAGCTATCCGAACATCATTAACCGATTATAAGGAAGAAGAGTGGATGATAAACATTCCATTATATGCCATTTGGGAAGGGAATTTATAA
- a CDS encoding HsdM family class I SAM-dependent methyltransferase: MKQLKSFSQYIQQIGYKYGLHPVFEDFLEIVVCALSLGEKEDRYLEIVRKYEKPDAYLLAEAFGALVIEMDNSGEGLKDGFGDFYMEYLSHGHNGQFFTPEPVCELMVQMLNPTEIGERVADCCCGSGRMLLAAAKISRGSLFFGADIDRTCAMMCLVNLCLNGLLGEVCWMDTLTNRFYAGWRIELHPEHGVPYIREVTEAESYMVLRLPEKKQEIVAKQVPEAGVSRQLLFEF, encoded by the coding sequence ATGAAACAATTAAAAAGTTTTTCCCAGTATATTCAGCAAATCGGTTACAAATATGGTTTGCATCCGGTATTTGAAGATTTTCTTGAAATAGTGGTTTGTGCCCTGTCATTAGGCGAAAAAGAAGACCGTTATCTTGAAATAGTCCGTAAATACGAAAAACCGGATGCTTACCTGCTGGCTGAAGCATTCGGAGCACTTGTCATAGAGATGGATAATAGTGGAGAAGGTTTGAAAGACGGATTCGGGGACTTTTATATGGAATATCTCAGTCACGGTCATAACGGACAATTTTTTACCCCGGAACCGGTATGTGAATTAATGGTCCAAATGCTAAACCCGACAGAAATAGGGGAGCGGGTGGCTGATTGTTGTTGCGGATCGGGACGGATGTTGCTGGCAGCAGCAAAAATAAGCAGGGGTTCCTTGTTTTTCGGGGCAGATATTGACCGCACCTGTGCTATGATGTGCCTGGTTAACCTGTGCCTGAACGGGCTTTTGGGCGAAGTATGCTGGATGGACACATTGACGAACCGCTTTTACGCCGGATGGAGAATTGAACTTCACCCTGAGCATGGAGTGCCGTACATCAGAGAAGTTACAGAAGCAGAAAGTTATATGGTTTTAAGGTTACCTGAAAAGAAACAGGAAATCGTTGCTAAGCAAGTGCCGGAAGCAGGAGTATCCCGGCAATTACTGTTTGAATTTTAG
- a CDS encoding ArdC family protein, which translates to MVNNLIIERLEAGVVPWQMPWKIETALPQNMAYCKPYRGFNFWYLLTVTKQYDSPFFLTFKQVKELGGHVLKGEKGFPVIFWKLLDIEEKDGNVDQVPFLRYYTVFNLKQTEGIDESKIPATEAHDHEFDPIADAEQLVEFWYDSPEIKLNQSHAYYSPTKDCVGMPNSRSFFHDEQYYSTLFHELIHSTGHAKRLNRHEKLPNHQFGSRDYSQEELVAEMGAAYLCYILGIENATIDNNAAYIKSWIEKFKEDKKMLLIASSQAKKAVDYIIEHQSIPNWTANTNQSGQLAEAV; encoded by the coding sequence ATGGTTAACAACCTGATTATCGAACGCCTTGAGGCAGGTGTTGTTCCGTGGCAAATGCCTTGGAAAATAGAAACCGCGCTCCCTCAAAATATGGCTTACTGTAAACCGTACCGGGGTTTCAATTTCTGGTACCTGCTGACGGTGACAAAACAATATGATTCCCCGTTTTTTCTGACTTTCAAACAGGTAAAAGAACTAGGGGGCCATGTTTTAAAAGGTGAAAAAGGTTTCCCTGTTATATTCTGGAAGCTTTTGGACATAGAGGAAAAAGATGGCAATGTTGATCAGGTCCCTTTTCTCCGTTACTACACGGTTTTTAACCTGAAACAAACTGAAGGGATTGATGAAAGTAAAATTCCGGCTACTGAAGCTCATGACCATGAATTTGACCCGATTGCCGATGCTGAACAATTGGTTGAGTTTTGGTATGATAGTCCGGAAATCAAACTGAACCAGTCCCATGCATATTATTCCCCAACAAAGGATTGCGTAGGGATGCCCAATTCCCGGTCATTCTTCCATGATGAGCAGTATTATTCAACCCTGTTCCATGAACTCATCCATTCTACAGGACACGCTAAAAGATTAAACCGCCATGAAAAATTGCCCAACCACCAGTTTGGTTCCAGGGATTACAGTCAGGAAGAGCTGGTGGCCGAAATGGGTGCAGCCTATTTGTGCTACATACTAGGTATTGAAAATGCCACTATTGATAACAACGCAGCATACATCAAAAGCTGGATTGAAAAATTTAAGGAAGATAAAAAGATGCTGCTGATAGCTTCGTCACAGGCTAAAAAGGCGGTTGATTACATTATTGAACATCAATCTATCCCGAATTGGACAGCAAATACAAACCAGTCTGGACAATTGGCGGAGGCAGTTTAG
- a CDS encoding AAA family ATPase, translated as MNKTISPVGANIKPPVRTNLQYLPTEELPWEDFEQLCLNLVQTEFSIWESERLGRNGQNQQGIDIFARHEDGNYSVYQCKKYKHFKKQDLIRVISKFREGKYFHKSERFFICTACPLNSNRIQDAFEEQKALLKNDGIDLIKWDKIQISRILKEYPKVVLDIFGPEYVKAFNGLEVLSTTFKISDSEINNQLRTASGELYNIDNNFPNLPGSHIIRKETEELYNWIFKELVEEESNIAILAGSAGTGKTVILKDLIDILGKDSIPVLGLKADKKILNAINPEKSILNLDADIQSMFEQLLSKHENVVLLIDQIDALSQSLSANREQIRAYTSLVDKISSNKKIRVVISCRIFDLNHDMELRQYLNKKIIKVSPLSEKEVEHVLFQLTKKSAKYPKDFIDLLKTPLHLDVFCRIFNDSLSINEIRNLQDLYNALWNLKIKEVKQKVDIAPEILESVLYNIANEIYERQENLSVPVLLFNNFYEPLKYLKSENLIIENNSGLQFFHQSFYDYTYARNFVEKKSENIFEFLTNQPHQGLFIRSVTKQVLAYLRLYNYKEYIEQLKSIIFSDKIRYHTKLLIIELLSFEENPKTGEFQLITSIIPYNKFLAQSFFYSIPEITWFTFFIRREEILLDLINNGDDQIRDTVTRFIVFSGDNDIENAIHLLNKIKDENSRGNLISWILYRTKEFSLPIVANAYFSIEKDFIRNDRERLHILSNAIKSNPDFAIDEAKKIFLSNLPDWVKKRKRELGFHSEESEFVDFCENLYKEAPIKAYSFLKEIVLCLIDKTIFDHPYLEYRALREDSAFQEYNPDMYEYHKYLNWIVDYLHKNENNVFVRNELAEYLSSKQSTQIFIALQVLNHNPQTFLSDIFSLLVNIELVEDILLVEDLRYWYRDLIRKSYLLFSDTKRKKLNQFILTYFTKRDFVPDREYKNQRIKYGAYKNKLYPLPFWGYDQWLLLNSIPTEGIDINSSLKVSMLMWSRRFEGLTYKNVKPNHSVTMAGTSGGLVSNDRYELFTLNQWTRSFSKYDIEEHHYYNRGFFSVDGHANAFRDVVKKDPKKYFTFISELIFKNDVNIRYQISGLEGLVEGGFDVKEIRALYSLLMNRDINEIYRSSFLDLSKYFLKNSVIDQELIEFWEKYIESPFENKCSGYILDSRDKDESNDKLFSEGWRTINAHAIKLLVRLSGLKSYTEYVLNYLLSICDSLPIQLRLVVLHSVDNGCGFNSDQLKDLFIRYTKEVSSEVYTVSRALLNHLFFCCFNDILPFIQQTISMPSSAKSLGIYLLYGWFYGNEKSKELLFELHETHPASIGESINQAFRYLHDEKYKEKCLYVLNHYVNDQRSDIKDSYSSGFHHLTPHNLLSVKNIIKQFITSSNEERLYSLYNYLFDCSKDYPNECIEFLHDIDFKRIAQRRHDVEDPIKLLMLSYNSIRKYDSLDGNLDFAMDVFDELLQQINSKPEIDKILRELDD; from the coding sequence ATGAATAAAACCATAAGCCCAGTTGGCGCTAATATTAAGCCTCCAGTTAGAACCAATCTTCAATATTTGCCAACAGAAGAATTGCCCTGGGAAGACTTTGAACAACTTTGTTTGAATCTTGTACAAACGGAATTCTCAATATGGGAAAGTGAAAGGCTTGGTAGGAACGGGCAGAACCAACAGGGAATTGATATCTTTGCTCGACATGAAGATGGAAACTATTCTGTATATCAGTGCAAAAAGTACAAGCATTTTAAAAAACAGGATTTAATTCGTGTAATCTCAAAATTCAGGGAAGGGAAATACTTTCATAAAAGCGAGAGATTCTTTATCTGTACAGCTTGTCCCCTTAACAGTAACCGAATACAAGACGCATTTGAAGAACAAAAAGCCTTACTTAAAAATGATGGAATTGACCTTATTAAATGGGATAAAATTCAAATATCAAGGATATTAAAAGAATATCCAAAAGTTGTTCTGGATATATTTGGCCCTGAGTATGTAAAAGCTTTTAATGGATTAGAAGTATTATCCACTACTTTTAAAATTTCTGATTCGGAAATAAACAATCAATTAAGAACAGCCTCAGGAGAACTGTATAATATCGATAATAATTTTCCAAATCTACCTGGCTCTCATATTATCAGAAAAGAAACTGAAGAACTCTATAATTGGATTTTTAAAGAATTAGTCGAAGAAGAATCCAATATCGCCATACTTGCAGGTAGTGCAGGAACTGGTAAAACGGTCATATTAAAAGACTTAATTGATATTTTAGGCAAAGATAGCATTCCCGTACTCGGACTAAAGGCAGATAAGAAAATATTGAACGCGATTAATCCCGAAAAATCCATTTTGAACCTAGATGCAGATATTCAATCAATGTTTGAACAACTACTTTCAAAGCATGAAAATGTTGTTCTTCTTATTGACCAGATAGATGCTTTATCCCAATCCCTTTCTGCAAACAGAGAACAAATCAGGGCATATACCTCTTTAGTCGACAAAATTTCATCGAACAAAAAAATCCGTGTCGTTATTTCATGCCGCATTTTCGACCTGAATCATGATATGGAACTAAGGCAGTATCTAAATAAGAAAATAATCAAAGTATCACCACTTTCAGAAAAAGAAGTAGAGCATGTTCTTTTTCAACTAACTAAAAAAAGTGCAAAGTATCCGAAGGATTTTATTGATTTATTAAAAACTCCACTACATCTGGACGTGTTCTGTAGAATCTTTAACGATTCACTATCAATAAATGAAATTAGAAACCTTCAAGACTTGTATAATGCTCTTTGGAATCTGAAGATCAAGGAAGTAAAGCAAAAAGTAGATATCGCTCCTGAAATTCTTGAATCAGTGTTGTATAATATTGCTAACGAAATATATGAGCGCCAAGAAAATTTAAGTGTCCCTGTTTTGCTGTTTAATAATTTTTACGAACCATTAAAATATCTAAAATCCGAAAATCTTATTATTGAGAATAACTCTGGCCTTCAATTTTTTCATCAATCTTTCTACGATTACACTTATGCGAGAAACTTTGTCGAAAAGAAAAGTGAAAACATTTTTGAATTCCTAACCAATCAACCGCACCAAGGATTATTTATCCGATCAGTAACCAAACAGGTTCTTGCCTATTTAAGGCTATATAATTATAAAGAATATATTGAGCAATTGAAATCTATTATTTTCTCGGATAAAATAAGGTATCATACTAAGCTCTTGATAATTGAACTTTTATCATTTGAAGAAAATCCAAAAACTGGAGAGTTTCAGCTAATTACTTCAATAATTCCATATAATAAGTTCTTAGCACAATCATTTTTTTATTCTATACCAGAGATAACATGGTTTACCTTTTTTATCCGACGAGAAGAAATATTGCTTGATCTTATAAATAATGGTGATGATCAAATCAGAGATACTGTCACCCGGTTTATTGTATTTTCGGGAGATAATGATATTGAGAATGCGATTCATCTTTTGAATAAAATAAAAGATGAAAATAGCAGAGGGAATCTTATCAGTTGGATACTATACAGGACAAAAGAATTCTCACTGCCAATTGTGGCAAATGCTTATTTTTCTATCGAAAAGGATTTCATAAGAAATGACAGAGAAAGGCTGCATATACTAAGTAACGCTATAAAATCAAATCCGGACTTTGCCATTGATGAAGCAAAAAAGATCTTTTTAAGCAATCTACCTGATTGGGTAAAGAAAAGAAAGAGAGAACTGGGATTTCATTCTGAGGAATCGGAATTTGTTGATTTTTGTGAAAATCTCTACAAAGAAGCTCCTATCAAAGCATATTCATTTTTAAAAGAAATTGTTCTTTGTTTGATTGACAAAACCATTTTTGATCATCCATATTTGGAATATCGTGCATTACGTGAAGATTCTGCTTTTCAGGAATACAATCCTGACATGTACGAATACCACAAATACCTGAACTGGATTGTCGATTACTTGCATAAAAATGAAAATAATGTTTTTGTACGAAATGAATTGGCTGAGTATTTAAGTTCCAAACAGTCAACCCAAATCTTTATTGCGCTTCAGGTCTTAAACCATAATCCACAAACTTTCTTAAGTGACATATTTTCATTGTTGGTGAATATAGAACTTGTTGAAGACATACTTCTCGTAGAAGACTTAAGGTACTGGTATAGAGACCTAATCAGAAAATCATATTTGTTGTTCTCAGACACAAAACGAAAAAAGTTAAATCAATTTATCCTGACTTATTTTACAAAAAGGGATTTTGTTCCTGATCGGGAGTACAAAAATCAAAGAATAAAATACGGGGCATATAAAAATAAGCTTTATCCGCTACCATTTTGGGGATATGATCAATGGCTTTTACTCAATTCAATTCCAACCGAAGGAATTGACATAAATAGTTCATTGAAAGTCAGCATGCTTATGTGGAGCAGAAGGTTTGAAGGATTGACTTATAAAAATGTTAAACCGAACCATAGCGTGACGATGGCAGGTACATCTGGTGGACTTGTTTCGAATGACAGGTATGAATTATTTACGTTAAATCAATGGACCCGGTCATTTTCAAAATACGATATTGAAGAACACCACTATTATAATAGAGGATTTTTTAGTGTTGATGGACATGCCAATGCATTTAGAGATGTAGTTAAAAAAGATCCTAAAAAGTATTTCACTTTTATATCTGAACTGATATTCAAAAACGATGTAAATATCAGGTACCAAATAAGTGGACTTGAGGGACTAGTTGAAGGTGGATTTGACGTGAAAGAAATTCGTGCTCTTTATTCTTTACTTATGAATCGGGATATTAACGAAATTTATCGTTCTTCGTTCCTAGACTTATCCAAATACTTTTTAAAGAATTCTGTCATTGATCAGGAGCTTATCGAGTTTTGGGAAAAATATATCGAATCGCCGTTTGAGAATAAATGCAGTGGGTATATTTTGGACAGTAGGGATAAGGATGAAAGTAACGATAAATTGTTTAGTGAAGGATGGCGTACAATAAATGCTCATGCTATTAAGTTACTTGTCCGATTATCTGGGTTAAAATCTTATACAGAATATGTTCTTAACTATCTGTTGAGCATTTGCGATTCCCTTCCAATACAATTAAGACTTGTCGTACTTCACAGTGTCGACAATGGTTGCGGTTTTAATAGCGATCAACTTAAAGACCTATTTATTCGATACACAAAAGAAGTGAGCTCAGAAGTATATACAGTGTCAAGAGCCCTGCTAAATCATTTGTTTTTCTGTTGTTTCAATGATATTTTACCTTTTATACAACAAACAATCTCCATGCCCTCATCTGCAAAATCTTTGGGAATATATCTGCTATATGGGTGGTTTTATGGAAATGAAAAAAGTAAAGAGCTTTTGTTTGAATTGCATGAAACTCATCCTGCTTCCATAGGAGAATCTATAAATCAAGCTTTTAGATATCTGCATGATGAAAAATACAAAGAAAAATGTTTATATGTCCTTAATCATTATGTGAATGATCAAAGAAGTGATATTAAGGATAGTTATTCCTCCGGTTTCCATCATTTAACCCCTCACAACCTCCTGTCTGTGAAAAACATCATAAAACAATTCATTACTTCCAGCAATGAGGAGCGGTTATATAGTCTTTATAATTATTTATTTGACTGCTCAAAAGATTATCCAAATGAATGCATCGAGTTTTTGCATGACATTGATTTTAAGAGAATTGCCCAAAGAAGACATGATGTCGAGGATCCGATTAAGTTACTAATGTTATCATATAATTCAATCAGGAAATACGATTCATTGGATGGAAACCTGGATTTTGCCATGGATGTGTTTGATGAGTTACTTCAACAAATCAACTCAAAACCTGAAATTGATAAAATATTAAGGGAGTTGGATGACTAA
- a CDS encoding ThiF family adenylyltransferase translates to MKYTYNILEGDEISFENLKLARARRVALAVQRHPYCISESVLYVVKKTGEEIIYLTFDNEIPEEPLNGIQAYEDVAIICHPDDQMHPEVYALRTDFKNGLTHTNVKLFEHPVSLCVTEQSFEEIRHLFNEYEFIESIRQWFSLTAEDKLHQEDQPLEAFFHPKGYAVLHPQFRPYEPWYLEQIGNSEMYAITNNLSDNLSFSLYYFEADPTLHGFIRREPKSVSDLDETITVSGIPFSEVVTNMLNFGLNDFSENKVQWSYGIAFLAKIPVLRNINDETPSKDIFLLFTSKNSILDLGQRSGCIDKAHDKWAPILFKKFDVSLVKNLNIELYSTMDDFSTLSAANYNNIEFNESSYFLVGAGALGSQVLNLFARMGYGKWFLTDHDTLFPHNIAKHVLGRNDVGFNKALRLAQQINHMVGSEMVVPFDKKFQDLEVDSRFAEIISKVEVIFDMSTSIAVARKLARDCNEITDAPRISSFLNPTGTDLVILAEDKQRMHRLDLLEMQYYRCLTETPGLQNHLKITSKEKIRYNRNSCREITNKINQTDVAIHASICAKKIQDIAKTGNASISIWKITNDTQEVKKYNFTPTHWTDFVDSGWNICVDDALIEKMHTYRETKLPNETGGILVGTVDNERKVVYLVDTIFAPIDSIEEETGFVRGTKGLIEEYRNYMEITDNQLMYLGEWHSHPKNCSTKPSNLDENLFEYLAFNLGIQGYPAVMCIIGDNNINLRISLNNE, encoded by the coding sequence ATGAAATACACTTACAATATATTGGAAGGTGATGAAATATCTTTTGAGAACTTAAAATTAGCAAGGGCGCGTAGAGTCGCCCTTGCTGTTCAACGACATCCATATTGTATTTCAGAGTCTGTTTTATACGTTGTAAAAAAAACAGGAGAAGAGATAATATATCTAACATTTGACAATGAAATTCCAGAAGAACCATTGAATGGAATTCAGGCATATGAAGACGTGGCTATTATATGTCACCCAGATGATCAAATGCACCCAGAAGTCTATGCTCTTAGAACCGATTTTAAAAATGGGCTTACACATACAAATGTGAAGCTATTTGAGCATCCTGTTAGCCTTTGTGTAACAGAACAAAGCTTCGAAGAGATAAGGCATCTCTTCAATGAGTATGAGTTTATTGAATCCATAAGACAATGGTTCAGCTTAACTGCTGAAGATAAGCTGCATCAGGAAGATCAGCCTTTGGAAGCCTTTTTCCATCCTAAAGGCTATGCGGTATTACATCCGCAATTTCGTCCATACGAACCGTGGTATTTGGAGCAAATTGGAAACTCAGAAATGTATGCAATTACTAATAATCTGAGCGACAATTTATCATTCTCACTTTATTATTTTGAAGCAGATCCTACACTTCATGGATTTATCAGAAGGGAACCTAAGAGTGTTTCAGATTTAGATGAAACTATCACTGTGTCTGGGATTCCTTTTTCCGAAGTTGTTACTAATATGCTAAACTTCGGGTTGAATGATTTTTCTGAGAATAAAGTTCAGTGGAGCTATGGTATTGCTTTTTTAGCGAAGATACCTGTATTAAGAAACATTAATGATGAAACCCCATCGAAAGATATCTTTTTGTTATTCACAAGTAAAAACAGCATATTAGACTTAGGTCAGAGATCCGGTTGTATTGATAAAGCTCACGATAAATGGGCTCCTATTTTGTTTAAAAAATTTGATGTATCTCTTGTAAAAAATCTTAACATCGAACTATACTCTACGATGGACGATTTTTCTACTCTTTCTGCTGCAAATTACAACAACATTGAATTCAACGAATCAAGCTATTTTTTAGTTGGTGCTGGAGCTTTAGGTTCACAAGTGCTTAACCTGTTTGCACGCATGGGATATGGAAAATGGTTTTTAACAGATCATGATACACTATTTCCTCATAATATTGCTAAACACGTACTGGGGAGAAACGATGTCGGATTTAATAAAGCACTACGATTGGCTCAGCAGATTAATCATATGGTTGGATCTGAAATGGTGGTCCCATTTGATAAAAAATTTCAGGACTTGGAGGTCGACTCAAGGTTTGCGGAGATAATTAGCAAGGTTGAAGTGATTTTTGATATGTCAACCTCAATTGCTGTTGCAAGAAAACTAGCACGAGATTGTAATGAAATAACAGATGCTCCTCGTATTTCATCTTTTCTTAACCCTACCGGAACAGATTTAGTAATTCTTGCTGAAGACAAGCAAAGAATGCATAGGTTGGATCTTTTGGAGATGCAATATTATCGTTGCCTTACTGAGACTCCTGGGTTGCAAAATCATCTTAAAATTACTTCTAAAGAAAAAATACGTTATAATCGAAATTCTTGCAGGGAAATAACTAATAAAATTAATCAAACGGATGTTGCCATACATGCCTCAATTTGTGCAAAAAAAATTCAGGATATTGCAAAGACAGGAAACGCAAGTATATCGATTTGGAAAATTACCAATGATACTCAAGAGGTAAAAAAGTATAATTTTACTCCAACTCATTGGACAGATTTTGTAGATTCCGGCTGGAATATTTGTGTTGACGATGCTTTAATTGAGAAAATGCACACTTATAGAGAAACAAAGCTACCAAATGAAACGGGTGGCATTTTGGTTGGAACTGTTGACAATGAAAGGAAAGTTGTTTATCTAGTAGATACAATTTTTGCTCCCATAGACAGCATTGAAGAAGAAACTGGTTTTGTTAGAGGTACAAAAGGGTTAATTGAAGAATATAGAAACTATATGGAAATAACAGACAATCAGTTAATGTATTTAGGCGAGTGGCATTCTCATCCGAAAAATTGTTCAACAAAACCAAGTAATCTTGATGAGAACTTATTTGAATACTTGGCATTCAATTTGGGTATTCAGGGATATCCAGCGGTAATGTGTATCATTGGTGATAACAATATTAACCTAAGAATAAGCCTTAATAATGAATGA
- a CDS encoding DUF2188 domain-containing protein, which yields MGKNQHVVPHNGKWGVKGAGNNRITKSAETQSDAMKIAKEIAKNQKSEMIVHRPNGQIREKNSYGNDPFPPKG from the coding sequence ATGGGAAAAAATCAACATGTTGTTCCCCACAACGGAAAATGGGGTGTAAAAGGAGCCGGTAATAATAGAATTACGAAATCGGCTGAAACACAAAGTGATGCGATGAAAATAGCAAAAGAAATCGCAAAGAACCAAAAATCAGAAATGATTGTGCACAGACCTAACGGTCAGATTCGGGAAAAGAATAGCTATGGAAACGACCCTTTCCCTCCGAAAGGGTAG